In Pseudobacter ginsenosidimutans, the following are encoded in one genomic region:
- a CDS encoding RagB/SusD family nutrient uptake outer membrane protein — translation MKPIHIIAASLLLTGSIGCKKYLYEDPVGRITPEQVDFDPKIGTLSSAVNFSYQLLSTRLNVIGNWAWNRGLVVRNDFILQDIAAGDMQRKYNLDGDQAWMDEVANFSFTPEGPAFIGQWLINYEGIARVNQAIAYLKDPEIPGKVGLDEVTRKRWLAEVLFLRAFYYFDLVNNYGAVPLLTQPLENFEQAYELAKRAPVEEVWKQISTDLTEARDYLPATKFSDNNDKWRVSKGAVIALQAKVALYNQKWSDVITLVNDLETLGFYDLNDNYFDSFDQTKEYADKEVIFAFDHKTGQLPRNGNGFTALIGWGFIAPTTNFLNEFEANDPRKLYTVNVAQQAPYKLLGTLDNTNKGNEDAPNNKLYIRFADVLLWKAEAYNESTNPLEAIKIINRIRERARTTVTADGSVIPAGTLPARSEAVTDKAQINTWLRHERRVELGFENQRFNDLKRWKIAKDVLNAMGRNFQDKHYLYPIPQSEIDRAGGTITQNDY, via the coding sequence ATGAAACCTATTCATATTATCGCTGCTTCTTTGTTACTCACCGGCAGTATCGGTTGTAAGAAATATTTGTATGAAGATCCTGTGGGAAGGATCACGCCAGAGCAGGTTGATTTCGATCCAAAGATCGGTACACTCAGCTCTGCGGTGAATTTCAGTTACCAGCTGCTCAGCACTCGATTGAACGTGATCGGTAACTGGGCCTGGAACAGGGGACTGGTAGTGCGCAACGATTTCATATTACAGGATATTGCTGCCGGCGATATGCAGCGGAAATACAACCTGGATGGAGACCAGGCCTGGATGGATGAAGTGGCCAATTTTAGTTTTACGCCTGAGGGGCCGGCCTTTATCGGTCAATGGCTGATCAACTATGAAGGCATTGCACGCGTCAACCAGGCCATTGCCTATCTCAAAGATCCCGAGATTCCCGGAAAAGTAGGACTGGACGAAGTTACACGCAAACGCTGGCTGGCTGAAGTGCTCTTCCTGCGCGCCTTTTATTATTTTGACCTGGTGAATAATTATGGAGCTGTGCCTCTCCTTACCCAACCCCTGGAGAATTTTGAACAAGCCTATGAACTGGCTAAGAGAGCGCCGGTAGAAGAAGTGTGGAAGCAAATCAGTACAGACCTTACAGAAGCAAGAGACTATTTGCCTGCAACCAAATTCTCCGACAATAATGATAAATGGCGCGTATCCAAAGGTGCAGTAATTGCTCTGCAGGCTAAAGTAGCGCTGTACAATCAAAAATGGAGCGATGTAATTACACTGGTGAATGACCTGGAAACACTTGGTTTCTATGATCTGAACGATAATTATTTCGACAGTTTCGATCAAACCAAAGAGTATGCAGATAAGGAAGTGATCTTTGCATTCGATCACAAAACAGGACAATTACCCAGGAATGGTAATGGCTTTACAGCACTTATCGGATGGGGATTCATTGCTCCAACTACCAATTTCCTGAATGAATTTGAAGCGAACGATCCCCGCAAACTATACACAGTGAATGTAGCCCAACAAGCTCCCTACAAATTATTAGGCACTTTGGATAATACCAATAAGGGCAATGAAGATGCGCCTAATAACAAGTTATATATCAGGTTTGCAGATGTATTGCTATGGAAAGCGGAAGCTTATAACGAGAGCACTAATCCGCTCGAAGCGATCAAGATCATCAACAGGATACGCGAACGCGCAAGAACCACTGTTACCGCTGATGGTTCTGTTATTCCCGCAGGAACATTGCCTGCACGCAGCGAAGCTGTTACGGATAAAGCACAGATCAATACCTGGTTGCGTCATGAAAGACGCGTGGAGCTTGGATTTGAGAACCAGCGTTTCAATGATCTGAAAAGATGGAAAATTGCCAAAGATGTACTCAACGCAATGGGCAGGAATTTTCAGGACAAACATTATCTGTATCCCATTCCGCAGAGTGAGATAGACAGGGCAGGCGGCACCATCACCCAAAATGATTATTAA